In the genome of Candidatus Poribacteria bacterium, one region contains:
- a CDS encoding SDR family oxidoreductase: MRFENRVAFVTGGGGPLGIGRAACLAFAREGAAVVVAGGRMADAVATEVQNEGGQAITIPLDVTVPKQVQAAVDTTVETFGRLDILFNNAGILGRGKLFEITAEDFNRVMAVNVTGCLLCAQAAAKVMREQGIRGRIINNSSIYAEESHEGVLSYCVSKAALNRLTRSLALELRPYGITVNAIAPGGGAPTGINSPQNLPQDDALPDLLSAPADGPPLDRRATVWDYIGAVLFLASDEAAYISGDIMTIDGGAVARR; this comes from the coding sequence ATGCGCTTTGAAAACCGGGTCGCTTTTGTAACAGGCGGCGGTGGTCCGCTTGGAATTGGCAGGGCAGCGTGTCTGGCATTTGCACGCGAAGGTGCAGCTGTTGTCGTTGCGGGCGGACGGATGGCCGATGCGGTTGCCACAGAGGTTCAAAACGAAGGCGGTCAAGCAATCACCATACCGTTAGATGTGACTGTTCCTAAACAGGTGCAAGCAGCTGTTGACACCACCGTTGAAACATTCGGGCGATTGGATATTTTGTTCAATAATGCGGGCATTCTGGGCAGGGGTAAGCTATTTGAAATAACGGCTGAAGATTTCAATCGCGTCATGGCTGTCAACGTTACAGGGTGTCTCCTATGCGCTCAAGCCGCAGCGAAAGTAATGCGCGAGCAGGGGATTCGTGGACGCATTATCAATAACTCGTCAATTTATGCAGAAGAGTCCCACGAAGGTGTTCTTAGTTACTGTGTCAGCAAGGCGGCATTGAATCGATTGACCCGTAGTCTTGCCCTTGAACTGCGTCCCTATGGGATTACTGTCAATGCAATTGCTCCTGGCGGCGGTGCGCCCACAGGTATCAATTCCCCACAGAATCTGCCACAGGATGACGCCTTGCCGGATTTGCTTTCCGCTCCAGCCGACGGCCCCCCACTCGACCGACGTGCAACTGTATGGGACTATATCGGTGCGGTGCTATTCCTCGCCTCTGATGAGGCAGCTTATATAAGTGGCGATATCATGACAATCGATGGCGGTGCGGTTGCCCGTCGATGA
- a CDS encoding NADH-quinone oxidoreductase subunit A: MLLLLVFAIGFAAVNLALTHLIGPKKSTQSKLSVYESGVQPVGDTRQRISIRFGLIAMLFIIFDIEVVFLYPWAVVFKKFIESSGYFILVEMLVFIGILFLGYIYAWKKGGLSWD; the protein is encoded by the coding sequence ATACTGTTGTTACTCGTTTTTGCCATCGGTTTTGCGGCAGTAAATCTCGCCTTGACCCATCTGATTGGGCCAAAAAAATCAACGCAATCCAAACTCTCCGTTTACGAATCTGGCGTCCAACCGGTCGGAGATACTCGGCAACGGATTTCCATCCGCTTTGGTCTCATTGCGATGCTCTTTATCATTTTTGATATTGAGGTCGTTTTCCTCTATCCGTGGGCAGTTGTCTTTAAGAAATTCATAGAGAGCAGCGGTTATTTTATCCTTGTCGAAATGCTGGTCTTCATCGGTATTCTCTTTTTAGGTTACATCTATGCTTGGAAGAAAGGCGGTCTATCGTGGGATTAG
- a CDS encoding NADH-quinone oxidoreductase subunit B — protein MGLESQLGDNIFTTTIDKFVNWGRKNSLWPMPFGTACCAIEMMATSRFGAEAIRFSPRQSDLLIVSGRISIKMMPVLKKIYDQMPDPKWVISMGACASTGGVFDTYTLVQGVDGFIPVDIYLPGCPPRPEDLIDAVLQIQRIVEQESISPKRQSGAIAS, from the coding sequence GTGGGATTAGAAAGTCAACTTGGAGATAATATATTCACCACCACTATTGATAAGTTTGTGAACTGGGGGCGAAAAAACTCCCTCTGGCCAATGCCCTTCGGCACTGCCTGCTGTGCCATTGAAATGATGGCAACCTCACGTTTCGGGGCAGAAGCGATTCGATTTTCGCCGCGCCAATCTGATTTGTTGATTGTTTCGGGACGCATCTCCATCAAGATGATGCCGGTCTTAAAGAAAATCTACGACCAGATGCCCGACCCAAAGTGGGTTATCTCAATGGGGGCATGTGCTTCGACTGGCGGTGTTTTTGATACCTATACCTTAGTACAAGGCGTGGATGGGTTCATTCCCGTTGACATTTACCTCCCCGGGTGCCCACCGCGTCCTGAAGATCTCATTGACGCTGTGCTGCAGATTCAACGGATTGTGGAACAAGAAAGCATCTCCCCCAAAAGGCAGAGTGGAGCGATTGCGAGCTAA
- a CDS encoding NADH-quinone oxidoreductase subunit C — MSEEQVSNPDADGEVTAEEQQPLIVQKVQEQYPDAILDVSDARGELTVTVRKEDIYELMAFLKNDSELAYNFLADVTAVDYSLMEDVLIKHDYARFTVVYHLLSTERKERLRVKVPVHEKESSIPSMASIWKVANWLERETYDMFGIAFEDHPDLRRILMPDDYEGYPLRKDYPLRGRGERETFNFEEQNV; from the coding sequence ATGAGTGAAGAGCAGGTTTCAAATCCCGATGCAGACGGGGAAGTAACTGCTGAAGAACAGCAGCCGCTTATCGTTCAAAAAGTTCAAGAACAATACCCTGATGCAATTCTTGACGTTTCTGACGCACGAGGTGAATTGACAGTTACAGTGCGAAAAGAGGACATCTATGAGTTGATGGCGTTTTTGAAAAACGATTCAGAACTCGCATACAACTTCCTTGCTGATGTCACAGCGGTTGACTATTCTTTGATGGAAGATGTTTTGATAAAACACGACTATGCACGGTTCACTGTCGTTTATCATCTGCTTTCAACGGAGAGAAAAGAACGTTTGCGTGTCAAAGTTCCCGTTCATGAAAAAGAGTCCAGTATCCCCTCAATGGCATCGATCTGGAAGGTAGCGAATTGGTTAGAGCGCGAAACATACGATATGTTCGGGATCGCCTTTGAGGACCATCCAGATCTCCGCCGAATCCTGATGCCCGATGATTATGAAGGGTATCCGCTTCGTAAGGATTATCCCTTGCGTGGTCGCGGGGAACGCGAGACCTTTAACTTTGAAGAACAGAATGTGTAA